A DNA window from bacterium contains the following coding sequences:
- the rsmG gene encoding 16S rRNA (guanine(527)-N(7))-methyltransferase RsmG has translation METFEKLVRTEARKRDLLSDSDIANIFDRFEKLVRTEARKRDLLSDSDIANIFVRHILDSLAPLFFVSIPCGTEILDYGSGAGFPGIVLACVLTNSRFVLAESKAKKVQFLMHAVNELELRNVEVFAGRAEEVNREFDFIMLRATGPLKRTIPTSLRLLRNEGKLVVWVGPKFVGELDWWRKFLRKRGAEVELKPYPDWLSGDRKLSIAVIAKNIVL, from the coding sequence ATGGAAACATTCGAAAAGCTTGTAAGAACTGAGGCGCGCAAGAGAGATTTGCTTTCGGATTCCGATATCGCGAATATTTTCGACCGCTTCGAAAAGCTTGTAAGAACGGAGGCGCGCAAGAGAGATTTGCTTTCGGATTCAGATATTGCAAATATTTTCGTCCGTCACATTTTGGACTCGTTAGCGCCACTATTTTTTGTTAGCATTCCTTGCGGCACCGAAATTCTTGACTACGGTTCCGGCGCTGGTTTTCCGGGCATAGTGCTTGCGTGCGTCCTGACTAACTCTCGCTTTGTCCTTGCTGAGTCAAAAGCCAAAAAGGTCCAATTTCTTATGCATGCGGTGAACGAGCTGGAACTCAGGAATGTGGAAGTTTTTGCGGGCAGAGCAGAGGAGGTGAATAGAGAATTCGACTTTATCATGCTGAGGGCTACAGGACCGCTTAAACGAACCATCCCGACATCTTTGCGATTGCTTAGGAACGAGGGGAAACTTGTGGTTTGGGTTGGACCGAAATTCGTTGGTGAACTGGATTGGTGGAGAAAGTTTCTGCGGAAAAGGGGTGCAGAGGTTGAGTTGAAGCCTTATCCCGACTGGCTGAGCGGGGATAGGAAACTATCGATAGCAGTGATAGCTAAAAACATTGTTCTTTAA
- the mnmG gene encoding tRNA uridine-5-carboxymethylaminomethyl(34) synthesis enzyme MnmG, with the protein MGKSFDIIVVGGGHAGVEASFVGAKLGMNVCLVTTCADSIGRMSCNPAVGGLAKSRVVREVDAMGGVIGIAADRTAIQYRVLNRKKGPAVQATRCQNDRKQYEKAVREIIMNVERLTVVEGSAYSILSEGRKVFGIRLNSGEELYAKAVILATGTFLGGKIFIGHDEFPGGRIDEAPQEELAKSLRKLGLRILRFKTGTPPRIKRSTVDFSRVTIQHGEDDVVPFSIDTESVLPKDEQEPCFITHTTPETHKLVLDNIKLSALYGGKIVGVGPRYCPSIEVKVKNFPHHPKHIVFLEPEGRGVDEMYPNGVSNSLPAEIQLAMLRTIPGLENVEMTRPGYAVEYDVVEPVQISHSLMAREVDGLFFAGQIMGTSGYEEAAGLGIIAGINAAFWIMGGSPLILTRDKSYIAVMIDDLVTRGADEPYRLLTGRAEFKLLLREDNAWLSVYESIPHDLLEKISGERFLVMKEWHEKSLA; encoded by the coding sequence CTGCAACCCAGCCGTTGGTGGACTCGCAAAAAGCCGTGTCGTGCGCGAAGTGGATGCTATGGGTGGCGTGATAGGTATTGCCGCTGACAGGACAGCGATTCAATATCGCGTTCTTAACAGGAAGAAGGGCCCCGCGGTTCAGGCAACGAGATGTCAGAACGACAGAAAGCAATATGAAAAAGCGGTAAGGGAAATAATAATGAATGTCGAACGGCTTACGGTTGTTGAGGGGTCTGCGTACTCTATCCTGAGCGAGGGAAGAAAAGTTTTTGGGATAAGGCTCAATAGCGGTGAGGAACTGTATGCGAAGGCGGTGATACTTGCCACTGGAACATTTCTTGGTGGAAAAATATTCATAGGTCATGATGAGTTTCCCGGCGGGAGAATTGACGAAGCTCCACAGGAAGAGCTTGCTAAATCGCTGAGAAAGCTTGGTTTAAGAATTCTGAGATTTAAAACCGGCACGCCGCCAAGGATAAAGCGCTCAACAGTGGATTTTTCGCGTGTAACTATTCAGCACGGCGAGGACGATGTGGTGCCTTTCTCGATAGACACTGAGAGTGTGCTTCCCAAGGATGAGCAGGAACCATGCTTCATAACTCATACGACCCCTGAAACCCATAAGCTTGTTCTCGATAACATAAAGCTTTCCGCTCTTTACGGCGGTAAGATAGTGGGTGTGGGTCCTCGTTATTGCCCATCGATAGAGGTCAAAGTGAAGAACTTCCCCCATCATCCGAAACATATTGTTTTTCTCGAACCAGAGGGGAGGGGAGTTGATGAAATGTATCCCAACGGGGTTTCGAACTCGCTTCCCGCAGAGATTCAGCTCGCGATGCTTCGCACTATACCGGGACTTGAGAATGTTGAGATGACACGCCCGGGCTATGCAGTTGAGTACGATGTGGTTGAACCAGTTCAAATTTCGCATTCGCTCATGGCAAGAGAGGTGGACGGGTTATTTTTTGCGGGTCAGATAATGGGAACATCGGGCTACGAAGAAGCAGCCGGACTTGGTATTATAGCGGGAATTAATGCTGCTTTTTGGATTATGGGAGGATCGCCTCTAATACTCACGAGGGATAAAAGCTATATCGCGGTAATGATAGATGACCTCGTTACTCGTGGTGCAGACGAGCCGTACAGGCTTCTTACTGGCAGAGCTGAATTTAAACTTCTGCTGCGAGAAGATAACGCGTGGCTTTCTGTTTATGAGTCGATTCCGCACGATTTGCTCGAAAAAATTTCCGGCGAGCGTTTTCTTGTTATGAAAGAGTGGCACGAGAAGAGCTTGGCGTAG